The Pecten maximus chromosome 11, xPecMax1.1, whole genome shotgun sequence genome has a segment encoding these proteins:
- the LOC117338616 gene encoding extensin-like has protein sequence MPSPPLNHLPVPSHFPLFPPLSFTFRPPPLFPNPFLPYCLPPLPNPPCSLPPQQPSFVNLPSPPYNPPLPFPLSPPKNLLRLLSSPQTPTSFLVLLSPPRYNPPFCTVLLSPPRNHSPTCTVLPSPPRYNPLFCTVLPSLPRNHSPTCTVLSSPPRNHSPTCTVLPSPHRYNPPSCTVLSSPPRNHSPSCTVLPSPPRYNPPSCTVLPSPPRNHLPTCTVLPSPSRNHSPSCTVLPSPPRYNPPSCTVLPSPPRNHLPTCTVLPSPSRNHSPSCTVLSSPPRNHPSSCTVLPSLPRNNSPSCTVLPLPLVTTPTFLYRTALSPSLTTQLPVPYCPLPLVTTHLPVPYCPLPLVTIHLPVPYCPLPLVTTHLPVPYCPLPLVTTHLPVPYCPLPLVTTHLPVPYCPLPLVTTHLPVPYCPLPLVTTHLPVPYCPSPPRYNSPTCTVLSSPPRYKSPSCIVLPSPPRNNPPSCTVLSSPPRYNPPSCTVLSSPPRYNPSFCTVLSSPPRYNPPSCTVLSSPPRYNPPFCTVLLSPPRNHSPTCTVLPSPPRYNPPSCTVLPSPPRNHSPSCTVLSSPPRYNPPSCIVLPSPPRYNPPSCIVLPSPPRYNQPFLYRTALSPS, from the coding sequence ATGCCCTCTCCCCCTTTAAACCACCTTCCTGTCCCGTCGCACTTCCCCCTGTTCCCCCCCCTTTCCTTTACCTTTcgtcccccccccctttttcccaaCCCCTTCCTACCTTACTGCCTCCCCCCTCTTCCAAACCCGCCTTGTTCCCTTCCCCCTCAACAACCCTCCTTTGTAAACCTCCCTTCCCCCCCTTACAACCCACCCCTACCCtttcccctttccccccccaaaaaccttCTCCGACTCCTCTCCTCCCCACAAACCCCCACTTCCTTCCTCGTACTCCTTTCTCCCCCTCGTTACAACCCACCTTTCTGTACCGTACTACTCTCTCCCCCTCGTAACCACTCACCTACCTGTACCGTACTGCCCTCTCCCCCTCGTTACAACCCACTTTTCTGTACCGTACTGCCCTCTCTCCCTCGTAACCACTCACCTACCTGTACCGTACTGTCCTCTCCCCCTCGTAACCACTCACCTACCTGTACCGTACTGCCCTCTCCCCATCGTTACAATCCACCTTCCTGTACCGTACTGTCCTCTCCCCCTCGTAACCACTCACCTTCCTGTACCGTACTGCCCTCTCCCCCTCGTTACAACCCACCTTCCTGTACCGTACTGCCCTCTCCCCCTCGTAACCACTTACCTACCTGTACCGTACTGCCCTCTCCCTCTCGTAACCACTCACCGTCCTGTACCGTACTGCCCTCTCCCCCTCGTTACAACCCACCTTCCTGTACCGTACTGCCCTCTCCCCCTCGTAACCACTTACCTACCTGTACCGTACTGCCCTCTCCCTCTCGTAACCACTCACCTTCCTGTACCGTACTGTCCTCTCCCCCTCGTAACCACCCATCTTCCTGTACCGTACTGCCATCTCTCCCTCGTAACAACTCACCTTCCTGTACCGTACTGCCTCTCCCCCTCGTTACAACACCAACCTTCCTGTACCGTACTGCCCTCTCCCCCTCATTAACAACCCAACTTCCTGTACCGTACTGCCCTCTCCCCCTCGTTACAACCCACCTTCCTGTACCGTACTGCCCTCTCCCCCTCGTAACAATCCACCTTCCTGTACCGTACTGCCCTCTCCCCCTCGTTACAACCCACCTTCCTGTACCGTACTGCCCTCTCCCCCTCGTTACAACCCACCTTCCTGTACCGTACTGCCCTCTCCCCCTCGTAACAACTCACCTTCCTGTACCGTACTGCCCTCTCCCCCTCGTAACAACCCACCTTCCTGTACCGTACTGCCCTCTCCCCCTCGTTACAACCCACCTTCCTGTACCGTACTGTCCCTCTCCCCCTCGTTACAACTCACCTACCTGTACCGTACTGTCCTCTCCCCCTCGTTACAAATCACCGTCCTGTATTGTACTGCCCTCTCCCCCTCGTAACAACCCACCTTCCTGTACCGTACTGTCCTCTCCCCCTCGTTACAACCCACCTTCCTGTACCGTACTGTCCTCTCCCCCTCGTTACAACCCATCTTTCTGTACCGTACTGTCCTCTCCCCCTCGTTACAACCCACCTTCCTGTACCGTACTGTCCTCTCCCCCTCGTTACAACCCACCTTTCTGTACCGTACTACTCTCTCCCCCTCGTAACCACTCACCTACCTGTACCGTACTGCCCTCTCCCCCTCGTTACAACCCACCTTCCTGTACCGTACTGCCCTCTCCCCCTCGTAACCACTCACCTTCCTGTACCGTACTGTCCTCTCCCCCTCGTTACAACCCACCTTCCTGTATCGTACTGCCCTCCCCCCCTCGTTACAACCCACCTTCCTGTATCGTACTGCCCTCTCCCCCTCGTTACAACCAACCTTTCCTGTATCGTACTGCCCTCTCCCCCTCGTAA